A region from the Drosophila takahashii strain IR98-3 E-12201 chromosome 2L, DtakHiC1v2, whole genome shotgun sequence genome encodes:
- the Taf10b gene encoding transcription initiation factor TFIID subunit 10b, which translates to MVGSNFGIIYHNSAGSGSQGNHGQSSGGVGGGDRDRNTPASHLSDFMSQLEDYTPLIPDAVTSHYLNMGGFQSDDKRIVRLISLAAQKYMSDIIDDALQHSKARTHLQTTNTPGGSKAKDRKFTLTMEDLQPALADYGINVRKMDYSQ; encoded by the coding sequence ATGGTGGGCTCCAATTTCGGAATTATTTACCACAATTCCGCTGGCAGCGGCAGCCAGGGAAACCATGGACAATCCTCCGGAGGCGTCGGTGGAGGAGATCGGGACAGGAACACACCGGCTTCGCATCTCAGCGACTTCATGTCGCAGCTGGAGGATTACACCCCGTTGATTCCGGATGCGGTGACCTCGCACTATCTGAATATGGGCGGCTTCCAGTCGGACGACAAGCGCATTGTCCGTCTAATCAGCCTGGCCGCCCAGAAGTACATGTCCGACATCATCGACGATGCCCTGCAGCACTCCAAGGCAAGGACCCATCTGCAGACGACCAATACGCCGGGAGGATCAAAGGCCAAGGATCGCAAGTTCACCCTGACCATGGAGGATCTGCAGCCGGCTCTGGCCGACTACGGCATTAATGTTAGGAAAATGGACTATAGTCAGTAG
- the aph-1 gene encoding gamma-secretase subunit Aph-1, with translation MTLPEFFGCTFIAFGPPFALFVFTIANDPVRIIILIAAAFFWLLSLLISSLWYAVIPNIACGVVFSVVLQEAFRYIIYRILRSTEQGLHAVAEDTRVTDNKHILAYVSGLGFGIISGMFALVNVLADMSGPGTMGLKSGTELFFVTSAAQALSIILLHTFWSVIFFNAFDTNNYIHIGYVVGSHLFVSLITLLNANELYTATLLISYIVTIFTGVLAFRVAGGTSRSFRKFITCQ, from the exons ATGACGTTGCCCGAGTTCTTTGGCTGCACCTTCATCGCCTTCGGACCGCCCTTCGCCCTGTTCGTCTTCACCATCGCCAATGACCCGGTGCGGATAATAATCCTGATTGCGGCGGCCTTCTTCTGGCTGCTGTCGCTTCTAATCTCATCCTTGTGGTACGCCGTGATTCCAAACATTGCCTGCGGCGTGGTCTTCTCGGTTGTCCTCCAGGAGGCCTTCCGGTACATCATCTACAGGATCCTGCGCAGCACGGAGCAAGGATTGCATGCCGTGGCGGAGGACACGAGAGTGACGGACAACAAGCACATCCTGGCCTATGTTTCCGGTCTGGGATTCGGCATTATATCGGGGATGTTTGCACTGGTCAATGTGCTGGCTGATATG AGTGGTCCCGGAACCATGGGCCTGAAGAGCGGAACGGAGCTGTTCTTCGTCACCTCGGCTGCCCAGGCTCTGTCCATCATCCTGCTGCACACCTTCTGGAGCGTCATTTTCTTCAATGCCTTCGACACGAACAACTATATCCACATAGGCTATGTGGTGGGCAGCCACCTGTTTGTGTCCCTGATTACGCTGCTCAATGCCAACGAGCTTTATACCGCCACCCTGCTGATCAGCTACATAGTCACCATATTCACGGGCGTTTTGGCTTTCCGAGTGGCTGGCGGGACATCGCGCAGCTTCAGGAAGTTCATAACATGCCAATGA
- the Snx21 gene encoding sorting nexin-20, with protein MPIHAIMAKRLLPHQPSYEGEAPGPDELDSPAIEAAALDIPPPESDKALQKGFWERPSTSAEYKPPTDGSTVLRFDILLARIMPPDGEDPKIKRFVVYELTVRQDGVTEDTQTAKIERRYTDFRELYLGLKRLHPAEMANKYFPAKVLMGNFKSELIGERSAAFEAFLTYVASLTKLRDSEDFLRFLQHDELTRACQFLDERRNEMAIPILENCFRLLNKIYMNRSRPVLLILCRLVAACTSSPVPHHAAERWALVALSRFETLCDIDLLPLYIPLLHTCAHLWWQRGQDQKPITDRLTDMSKQGINTANTENLMQAIHKIDPRTETI; from the exons ATGCCCA TTCACGCCATCATGGCCAAGCGCCTGTTGCCCCACCAACCGTCATACGAAGGGGAGGCCCCTGGTCCAGATGAACTGGACAGCCCAGCCATTGAGGCGGCGGCCCTCGACATTCCCCCGCCCGAATCTGATAAGGCGCTCCAAAAGG GTTTCTGGGAGCGACCTTCAACTAGCGCCGAGTACAAGCCGCCCACCGATGGGAGCACAGTGCTCCGATTCGACATCCTGCTGGCCCGCATAATGCCCCCCGATGGCGAGGATCCGAAGATCAAGCGCTTTGTGGTTTATGAGCTCACCGTGAGGCAGGATGGCGTCACTGAGGACACTCAGACGGCGAAGATCGAACGTCGTTACACGGACTTTCGAGAGCTTTATCTTGGCCTGAAGCGTCTGCATCCCGCCGAGATGGCCAACAAGTATTTCCCAGCCAAGGTCCTCATGGGTAACTTCAAATCTGAGCTAATTGGCGAACGGAGCGCCGCCTTCGAAGCGTTTCTCACCTATGTGGCGAGTCTGACGAAGCTGCGGGACTCGGAGGACTTTCTGCGCTTCCTGCAGCACGATGAACTGACCAGAGCGTGCCAGTTCCTGGATGAGCGTCGCAACGAGATGGCCATTCCAATCCTGGAGAACTGCTTTCGGTTGCTGAACAAGATCTACATGAATCGATCGCGACCGGTGCTCCTGATTCTCTGCCGCCTGGTGGCGGCCTGCACATCCTCCCCAGTGCCTCACCACGCAGCCGAGAGATGGGCTCTGGTGGCCCTGAGTCGTTTTGAGACGCTCTGCGATATTGATCTGCTGCCTCTCTACATTCCCCTGCTCCACACATGTGCTCACCTATG GTGGCAGCGCGGCCAGGACCAAAAGCCCATCACCGACCGACTGACTGACATGTCCAAGCAGGGCATCAATACCGCCAACACCGAAAACCTAATGCAGGCTATTCACAAAATCGATCCACGCACCGAAACCATTTGA
- the Tnpo-SR gene encoding transportin-3: MDTYSVDVVYQAISALFQGNNPKEQEKANKWLQDFQKSIYSWTIADELLHQKRDLHANYFAAQTMRNKIQNSFSELPPHTHESLRDSLITHIGQIDEQTDNVIVTQLSLAVADLALLMASWQEPINDLLVTLAPHPAAIWPLLEVLKVLPEEIDSRYLRLGANRREEVHKQLDASAECVLKFLCMCLQREDLDQQRVWNAALRTYSAWLVIHAFPVSHVYNNALTQLAFRLLSLPETTGKLHDNATECVCALLSCMNTRQDAASDSESSVEAQIFGAVCMLETPYHLSVAHEDTDKTINYCRIFTSLCDAFFYDLLADPQKPHYCLKGLDLVLLCVGHFDYEVAEITFHLWYKLSEDLFQRNEDKLTALFRPHIERLISALFRHSQMESDQDGLIEENNNFFDFRRKVSDLIKDVAFIVGSGACFKQMFHILQAPETTWESTEAALFIMQNVAKNILPDENEVIPKVVEAILNMSEQTHIAVRYTAILLIGELCDWIENHAESLEAVLNFLLYALQQKNGLAPAAAMALTSICSACRQKMVCHISGLVEIARSLDSFQINNDVAIGLLKGISLILTRLPREQLQPALREIVGFQLQPLAQLVDSSAASVQKGERTDPVYWIDRACAIIRHTNPDVPDTVEHPTVAILNDAWQLISRVMDKYQSDLRIMERTCRLIRYGIRMVRKQAMLLVEPLIKQMVVLYAVQHHSCFLYVGSILVDEFAKSSECIGGLLEMLQAFIEPTFGLLQMENGLKNNPDTVDDFFRLASRYLDCCPQQLLQSSLITPIFQCALIACSLDHREANSSVMKFFINLLVWGRTNSHSRNVECRPLVVELANQHGGALVMNLIQASVFQLHSYMLVDVAEVIHELKQVVGNERMQPFLAQALEAMPKKNSGGYVTATQQQLDEFSSTVLRADTTKAISQALKTFTRLFR, encoded by the exons ATGGATACGTACTCGGTGGACGTGGTGTACCAAGCGATCAGTGCCCTCTTCCAGGGCAACAACCCCAAGGAGCAGGAGAAGGCCAACAAATGGCTGCAGGACTTCCAGAAGTCG atatacTCGTGGACGATTGCCGACGAGCTGCTGCACCAGAAGCGAGATCTGCACGCCAACTACTTTGCCGCCCAGACGATGCGGAACAAGATCCAGAACTCCTTCAGCGAACTGCCCCCGCACACGCACGAATCTCTGAGGGATTCCCTGATCACGCACATCGGCCAGATTGACGAGCAGACGGACAATGTAATTGTGACGCAGCTCAGCTTGGCGGTGGCTGATCTGGCCCTTCTGATGGCCAGCTGGCAGGAGCCTATCAACGATCTCCTGGTTACTTTGGCCCCCCATCCCGCCGCCATTTGGCCTTTGCTGGAGGTGCTGAAGGTGCTGCCCGAGGAAATAGACTCGCGGTATCTGCGACTGGGCGCCAATCGGCGGGAGGAGGTGCACAAGCAGCTGGACGCCAGCGCCGAGTGCGTCCTGAAGTTCCTGTGCATGTGCCTGCAGCGGGAGGATCTCGACCAGCAGCGTGTGTGGAATGCTGCGTTGCGCACCTACAGTGCCTGGCTGGTGATCCACGCCTTTCCCGTCTCGCATGTGTATAATAATGCCCTTACGCAGCTAGCCTTCCGGTTGCTCTCGCTGCCGGAAACGACGGGCAAGCTGCACGACAATGCCAccgagtgtgtgtgcgctCTGCTCTCCTGCATGAACACGCGCCAGGATGCGGCCAGCGATTCGGAGTCCTCCGTGGAGGCACAGATCTTCGGAGCCGTCTGCATGCTGGAGACGCCCTATCACTTGAGTGTGGCGCACGAGGACACCGATAAGACGATCAACTACTGCAGGATCTTTACCTCACTATGTGATGCCTTCTTCTACGACTTGCTGGCCGATCCCCAGAAGCCGCACTACTGCCTGAAAGGATTGGATCTGGTGCTGTTGTGCGTCGGACACTTTGACTACGAGGTGGCCGAGATCACCTTCCACCTGTGGTACAAGCTCAGCGAGGATCTCTTCCAGCGCAACGAGGACAAGCTGACGGCGCTCTTCCGTCCGCACATCGAGCGGCTGATAAGCGCCCTGTTTCGCCACTCGCAGATGGAAAGCGACCAGGATGGACTCATCGAGGAGAACAACAATTTCTTT GACTTTAGACGCAAGGTCTCGGATCTGATAAAAGACGTGGCCTTTATAGTGGGATCTGGAGCGTGCTTCAAGCAAATGTTCCACATCCTGCAAGCACCGGAAACTACGTGGGAATCGACAGAGGCGGCGCTCTTTATAATGCAAAATGTGGCCAAAAATATACTGCC AGATGAAAACGAGGTGATCCCCAAAGTGGTGGAAGCCATCCTAAATATGTCGGAGCAAACTCACATAGCGGTGAGATACACCGCCATCCTGCTGATCGGCGAGTTGTGCGACTGGATTGAGAACCACGCAGAGTCCTTGGAGGCGGTGCTCAACTTTCTGCTCTACGCTCTGCAGCAGAAGAATGGCTTGGCCCCGGCTGCAGCCATGGCATTGACCTCCATTTGCTCCGCCTGCCGCCAGAAGATGGTGTGTCACATCAGCGGCCTTGTGGAGATCGCCCGCAGCCTGGACAGTTTTCAGATTAACAACGACGTGGCCATTGGATTGCTGAAGGGGATTTCTCTTATCCTGACCCGCCTGCCGCGGGAGCAACTGCAGCCTGCTCTGCGGGAAATCGTCGGCTTCCAGCTGCAACCGCTGGCCCAGCTGGTGGACAGTAGTGCGGCCAGTGTTCAGAAGGGAGAGCGCACCGATCCCGTTTACTGGATAGACAGAGCCTGCGCCATCATCCGGCACACGAATCCCGATGTTCCCGACACCGTGGAGCATCCCACGGTGGCCATTCTGAACGACGCCTGGCAGCTGATCTCGCGGGTGATGGACAAGTACCAGAGCGACCTGCGCATCATGGAGCGCACCTGTCGCCTGATCCGCTACGGCATTCGGATGGTGCGCAAGCAAGCGATGCTGCTGGTGGAGCCACTGATCAAGCAAATGGTGGTGCTATATGCGGTGCAGCATCACAGTTGTTTCCTCTACGTGGGCTCCATTCTGGTGGATGAGTTTGCCAAGTCGAGCGAGTGCATTGGCGGACTGCTGGAGATGCTGCAGGCCTTTATCGAACCCACCTTTGGCCTGCTGCAGATGGAGAATGGGCTTAAGAACAATCCCGATACCGTGGACGACTTCTTCCGCTTGGCCTCGCGTTACTTGGACTGCTGTCCGCAGCAGCTGCTCCAGAGCAGCCTCATCACGCCGATCTTCCAGTGTGCCTTGATTGCCTGCTCGCTGGACCACCGCGAAGCCAACTCCTCGGTGATGAAGTTCTTTATTAACCTCTTGGTTTGGGGCAGGACAAACAGCCACAGCCGAAATGTCGAGTGTCGTCCGTTGGTGGTGGAGCTGGCCAACCAGCATGGCGGCGCCCTGGTGATGAACTTGATCCAGGCTTCGGTCTTCCAACTGCACTCCTACATGCTGGTAGATGTGGCCGAGGTCATCCACGAACTGAAGCAGGTGGTGGGCAACGAGCGGATGCAACCGTTTTTGGCCCAGGCGCTGGAGGCAATGCCCAAGAAGAACAGCGGTGGCTATGTGACGGCCACGCAACAGCAGTTGGACGAGTTCAGCAGCACAGTGCTGAG AGCGGACACCACGAAAGCAATTTCGCAAGCCTTGAAAACCTTTACGCGACTCTTCCGTTGA
- the Snapin gene encoding SNAPIN protein homolog, whose product MDSDSTVTSLEENTENFCTNPTRDILAEGITNLFKPTIERLDERVASTIQLQAELRGQLDALAAQLRDIERAQSQIPEFADKVKELLNVKHKVTVISNVLGTSQERLTGLHKLIEKEQRRRQALLDSALSTNIS is encoded by the coding sequence ATGGATTCGGACAGCACCGTCACTTCCTTGGAGGAGAACACGGAGAACTTCTGCACGAATCCCACGCGCGACATCCTCGCCGAGGGCATCACCAATCTCTTCAAGCCGACGATCGAGCGGTTGGACGAGCGCGTGGCCTCCACCATCCAGCTGCAGGCGGAGCTGCGTGGCCAACTGGACGCACTGGCCGCCCAGCTGAGGGACATCGAGAGGGCCCAGAGTCAGATACCCGAGTTCGCGGACAAGGTGAAGGAGCTGCTGAACGTGAAGCACAAGGTGACGGTCATCAGCAACGTACTGGGCACCAGCCAGGAGCGGCTGACGGGTCTGCACAAGCTGATCGAGAAGGAGCAGCGCCGGCGACAGGCGCTCCTGGACTCGGCGCTCAGCACCAACATATCCTAG
- the HemK2 gene encoding methyltransferase N6AMT1 — protein sequence METPYTDHLSAEDFEQVYEPAEDSFLLLDALEKDLPYLEQLQPHLCVELGSGSGVIITALAKKLAGFSLCLATDINPRACDATRRTAARNGARLESIRCNLADALRPKAVDVLLFNPPYVVTSDEELQTQQFDSHSESSTERNLVFSWAGGQDGRRVTDILLKQLDDILSPRGVLYLLLLRENKPEEIIKYLEGLQFRAVKFMERRIPGEHLYILKVTRSSSSS from the coding sequence ATGGAGACGCCCTACACCGACCACTTAAGCGCGGAGGACTTCGAGCAGGTTTACGAGCCTGCGGAGGATTCGTTCCTGCTGCTGGATGCCTTGGAAAAGGATCTGCCTTAcctggagcagctgcagccgcATCTTTGCGTGGAACTGGGTTCGGGTTCTGGGGTGATTATCACGGCTCTGGCCAAGAAGCTGGCTGGATTTTCCCTATGTCTAGCCACTGATATAAATCCCAGAGCCTGTGATGCCACCCGAAGAACTGCTGCCCGGAATGGAGCCCGTTTGGAGAGCATTCGTTGCAATCTGGCGGATGCACTGCGTCCGAAAGCCGTGGATGTGCTCCTCTTCAATCCACCCTATGTGGTGACCAGCGACGAGGAGCTGCAAACGCAGCAGTTCGATTCGCACAGCGAATCTTCAACGGAGCGCAATCTGGTCTTCTCCTGGGCCGGCGGACAGGATGGGCGACGCGTGACGGACATTCTACTGAAGCAACTGGATGACATTCTTTCACCTCGGGGCGTTCTCTACCTACTCCTTTTGCGGGAGAACAAGCCCGAGGAGATTATCAAATACTTAGAGGGCCTCCAGTTCCGGGCCGTTAAGTTCATGGAGCGACGCATTCCTGGCGAGCATCTGTACATACTGAAGGTCACCAGgtcctcctcatcctcatgA